In Brassica rapa cultivar Chiifu-401-42 chromosome A06, CAAS_Brap_v3.01, whole genome shotgun sequence, a single window of DNA contains:
- the LOC103875457 gene encoding 110 kDa U5 small nuclear ribonucleoprotein component CLO codes for MDDSLYDEFGNYIGPEIESDRESDDEIEDSEFQDKHPEDDGSDGEHPPNGWITTINDVEMDNQIVLPEDKKYYPTAEEVYGEDVETLVMDEDEQPLELPIIKPVRDLRFEVGVKDSTTYVSTQFLVGLMSNPALVRNVALVGHLQHGKTVFMDMLVEQTHHMSTFNAKNEKHMKYTDTRVDEQERNISIKAVPMSLVLEDSRSKSYLFNVVDTPGHVNFSDEMTASLRLSDGAVLIVDAAEGVMVNTERAIRHAIRDHLPIVVVINKVDRLITELKLPPRDAYYKLRHTIEVINNHISAASTTAGNLPLIDPAAGNVCFASGTAGWSFTLQSFAKLYSKLHGVDMDVDKFASKLWGDVYYHPDTRAFKRNPPVGGGERAFVQFILEPLYKIYSQVIGEHKKSVETTLAELGVTLSNSAYKLNVRPLLRLACSSVFGSSSGFTDMLVKHIPSPKEAAARKVDHAYTGPKDSAIYEAMVECDPSGPLMVNVTKLYPKSDTSVFDVFGRVYSGTLQTGQSVRVLGEGYSPEDEEDMTVKEVTKLWIYQARYRIPVSSAPPGSWVLIEGVDASIMKTATLCNENYDEDVFIFRALQFNTLPVVKTATEPLNPSELPKMVEGLRKISKSYPLAITKVEESGEHTILGTGELYLDSIMKDLRELYSEVEVKVADPVVSFCETVVESSSMKCFAETPNKKNKITMIAEPLDRGLAEDIENGVVSIDWNRKQLGDFFKTKYDWDLLAARSIWAFGPDKQGPNILLDDTLPTEVDKNLMMAVKDSIVQGFQWGAREGPLCDEPIRNVKFKIVDAWIAPEPLHRGSGQMIPTARRVAYSSFLMATPRLMEPVYYVEIQTPIDCVTAIYTVLSRRRGHVTSDVPQPGTPAYIVKAFLPVIESFGFETDLRYHTQGQAFCVSVFDHWAIVPGDPLDKSILLRPLEPAPIQHLAREFMVKTRRRKGMSEDVSGNKFFDEAMMVELAQQTGDLHLQMM; via the exons ATGGATGATAGCTTGTATGATGAGTTCGGCAACTACATTGGACCCGAGATCGAGTCTGACAGAGAGAGCGATGATGAAATAGAAGATTCGGAGTTTCAGGATAAGCACCCTGAAGATGATGGATCAGATGGAGAACATCCCCCTAACGGCTGGATCACAACGATCAATGACGTGGAGATGGACAACCAGATTGTTCTCCCCGAGGATAAAAAGTACTATCCCACCGCAGAGGAAGTCTACGGGGAGGACGTTGAGACGTTAGTCATGGACGAGGACGAGCAGCCTCTAGAGTTGCCCATTATCAAACCTGTCAGAGACCTCAGATTCGAGGTCGGGGTGAAGGATTCTACTACCTACGTGTCCACGCAGTTTCTCGTTGGTCTTATGTCTAATCCAGCGCTTGTGAGGAACGTTGCTCTTGTGGGGCATCTGCAGCACGGGAAGACTGTGTTCATGGATATGTTGGTTGAGCAGACGCATCATATGTCTACTTTTAATGCTAAAAACGAGAAGCACATGAAGTATACAGATACCAGAGTTGATGAGCAGGAGAGGAATATTTCGATCAAGGCGGTTCCGATGTCTCTTGTGCTTGAGGACAGCAGGTCTAAATCATATCTGTTCAATGTCGTAGATACCCCGGGTCATGTGAATTTCTCTGATGAAATGACCGCTTCTTTAAGACTCTCTGATGGTGCTGTTCTAATTGTTGACGCTGCTGAAGGAGTGATG GTGAACACTGAGAGAGCTATTCGACATGCAATCCGGGACCATCTTCCTATTGTTGTTGTGATCAACAAG GTTGACAGACTCATAACCGAGCTCAAACTGCCTCCAAGGGATGCTTATTACAAGCTGAGGCATACAATTGAAGTCATTAATAACCACATATCTGCTGCTTCGACGACTGCTGGAAACTTACCCCTTATAGACCCTGCAGCTGGGAATGTTTGCTTTGCCAGTGGTACTGCCGGATGGTCCTTCACTCTGCAGTCGTTTGCTAAACTGTATTCGAAGCTTCATGGGGTGGACATGGACGTGGATAAGTTTGCATCTAAGCTTTGGGGAGATGTGTATTATCACCCTGATACTAGGGCGTTCAAGAGAAATCCTCCAGTAGGTGGTGGAGAAAGAGCATTTGTTCAGTTTATTCTGGAGCCTCTTTACAAGATATACAGCCAAGTGATAGGTGAACACAAGAAGAGTGTAGAGACCACCCTTGCAGAACTAGGAGTGACCCTGAGTAATAGTGCATATAAGCTGAACGTCAGACCTCTACTTAGGTTAGCCTGTAGCTCAGTCTTTGGTTCGTCATCAGGCTTCACTGATATGTTGGTAAAGCACATTCCTTCTCCCAAAGAGGCTGCAGCTAGAAAAGTGGACCACGCCTACACCGGACCCAAAGATTCTGCCATTTATGAAGCAATGGTAGAATGTGATCCGTCTGGACCTCTCATGGTTAATGTGACAAAGCTGTACCCCAAATCAGATACTAGTGTGTTTGATGTGTTCGGAAGAGTTTACAGCGGCACGCTTCAGACAGGGCAAAGCGTACGTGTACTAGGAGAAGGGTATTCACCTGAAGATGAAGAGGACATGACTGTAAAAGAAGTGACCAAGCTGTGGATATATCAAGCCAGGTACAGAATACCTGTAAGCAGCGCCCCTCCCGGTTCGTGGGTGCTTATCGAAGGTGTCGATGCGTCCATCATGAAGACTGCCACTCTCTGCAACGAGAACTATGACGAAGATGTCTTCATATTCCGGGCTCTCCAGTTTAATACCCTTCCAGTTGTCAAGACTGCTACTGAGCCTTTGAATCCTAGTGAGCTGCCTAAAATGGTGGAAGGGCTTAGGAAGATTAGCAAAAGCTATCCCCTTGCTATTACCAAAGTTGAGGAGTCTGGTGAACATACTATTCTAGGCACAGGGGAGTTGTACCTGGATTCTATCATGAAGGACCTCAGGGAGCTCTATTCAGAGGTCGAAGTGAAG GTTGCAGATCCGGTTGTCTCCTTCTGTGAGACAGTGGTTGAATCTTCGTCAATGAAGTGTTTTGCTGAGACACCgaacaaaaagaacaaaataacTATG ATCGCAGAGCCATTGGATAGAGGACTTGCAGAGGACATTGAGAATGGTGTCGTAAGCATTGACTGGAACAGGAAACAACTCGGGGACTTCTTCAAGACGAAATATGACTGGGATCTACTTGCAGCGCGTTCCATTTGGGCGTTTGGCCCTGACAAACAG GGTCCAAATATTTTGCTGGATGACACACTCCCAACTGAGGTTGACAAGAACTTGATGATGGCAGTGAAAGACTCCATTGTTCAAGG GTTCCAGTGGGGGGCGCGAGAAGGACCACTGTGTGATGAGCCCATCAGGAATGTCAAGTTCAAGATTGTAGATGCCTGGATAGCACCAGAGCCGTTGCACCGAGGATCTGGTCAGATGATTCCAACAGCACGTCGGGTAGCTTACTCATCTTTTCTCATGGCGACTCCGAGGCTTATGGAACCTGTTTACTATGTGGAG ATACAAACACCAATAGACTGCGTCACTGCCATCTACACGGTTCTGTCACGTAGACGTGGGCACGTGACATCGGATGTTCCTCAGCCCGGAACTCCGGCGTATATCGTGAAG GCTTTCTTGCCAGTGATAGAGTCATTCGGGTTTGAGACGGATCTCAGATACCACACACAGGGACAAGCCTTCTGCGTATCAGTCTTTGACCACTGGGCCATAGTTCCAGGAGATCCTCTCGACAAATCCATCCTATTGCGCCCACTTGAGCCAGCCCCCATCCAGCATCTTGCTCGTGAGTTCATGGTTAAGACCCGCCGTAGAAAG GGAATGAGTGAGGACGTAAGCGGGAACAAGTTCTTCGATGAAGCAATGATGGTGGAGTTAGCGCAGCAGACGGGTGATCTGCATCTGCAGATGATGTGA
- the LOC103875458 gene encoding protein PHYTOCHROME KINASE SUBSTRATE 1 — MVILTPSSSSTPKTSFDFTKNTNNHSLSVSVPSSSSYLRSKEEAVTTTMKPIEPCEPLNMTKEVQELGDKTNMVKKAPEDPEIGVFGAEKYFNGDMDSDQSSSVLSLANTEVERFVVDSKQSEKRSTGTPSVRSDSSWNSQSILLQNKLVNSCNSSLQEKKHNSDHIPKVNNSKKSFISNLRCKCVCTDENSVDVDDKISVKIQKQEELVQRKAPEVFGSPLHIEKRVFVQKKLTLPPWESRIEEEDTKSDSSSDLFEIENLTGKPKPILGRQGSDPASPTCYAPSEVSIEWSIVTASAADFSVMSECATSPVRRNRSSQIPQIPTNTYIDKNAPQRQKSSSSGKGGFLSCKSHKSVMVSSDSDRRSSMNKTSMSYVPRFPMETTKPKSFETRRRVSNSSITHTPSSLLYSQY; from the coding sequence atggtgatCTTAAcaccatcatcttcttcaacaCCAAAAACATCTTTTGATTTCACTAAGAACACCAACAATCACAGTCTCAGTGTCTCTGtcccgtcttcttcttcttacttgAGAAGCAAGGAAGAAGCTGTTACCACAACCATGAAGCCCATAGAACCATGCGAACCCCTAAACATGACAAAAGAAGTTCAGGAGCTTGGCGATAAGACGAACATGGTGAAGAAAGCTCCGGAAGATCCAGAGATTGGTGTGTTTGGAGCTGAGAAGTACTTCAACGGAGACATGGATTCAGACCAGAGTTCTAGTGTTCTGTCTCTGGCAAACACAGAAGTTGAGAGATTCGTTGTTGATTCCAAGCAGAGCGAGAAGAGGTCTACTGGAACTCCGAGTGTCCGCTCTGACTCAAGCTGGAATAGTCAGAGCATATTACTTCAGAACAAATTGGTTAATAGCTGCAACAGTTCCTTGCAGGAGAAGAAACACAATAGTGATCACATTCCAAAGGTGAACAATAGTAAGAAGAGTTTTATCTCAAACCTAAGGTGTAAATGCGTGTGTACTGATGAGAACTCAGTCGATGTCGATGATAAGATCTCAGTTAAGATTCAGAAGCAAGAAGAGTTGGTGCAGAGGAAGGCTCCTGAAGTGTTTGGTTCTCCTCTACACATTGAGAAGAGGGTTTTTGTTCAGAAGAAGCTCACATTACCTCCATGGGAATCAAGAATAGAGGAAGAAGACACAAAGAGTGATTCCAGCTCGGATCTTTTCGAGATAGAAAATCTTACAGGGAAACCAAAACCTATTCTTGGAAGGCAAGGAAGCGATCCGGCTTCACCTACATGTTATGCTCCAAGTGAAGTTAGCATAGAGTGGAGCATAGTGACAGCAAGTGCAGCAGATTTCTCTGTTATGTCAGAATGTGCAACAAGCCCTGTAAGAAGAAACCGATCTTCACAGATTCCTCAGATCCCTACTAATACTTACATCGATAAAAACGCACCGCAGAGGCAGAAATCAAGTAGCAGCGGAAAGGGTGGTTTCTTGAGCTGCAAGAGTCATAAATCTGTTATGGTTTCTAGTGATTCAGACAGAAGAAGTAGCATGAACAAGACATCCATGAGTTATGTCCCGAGGTTCCCAATGGAGACTACTAAACCTAAGAGTTTTGAAACACGAAGAAGGGTCAGCAACAGCTCCATTACTCAtacaccatcatctcttctgtACAGTCAGTATTGA
- the LOC103875459 gene encoding F-box/kelch-repeat protein SKIP11, with the protein MLENRSPDSCLSSRLFSESTWSKSFMFPQDDDDNKLSNGNGNGKKRALEVVGEIRGTKSLKLMGFSITYDSDSSDYSEDGSIQEQEQGDSNTNGGDSSDSHSLINEIGRDNSIDCLIRCSRSDYGSIASLSRNFRSLVKSGDIYKLRRQNGYVEHWVYFSCQLLEWVAFDPVERRWMQLPTMPSSVTFMCADKESLAVGTDLLVLGKDDFSSHVIYRYSLLTNSWSSGMKMNSPRCLFGSASLGEIAIFAGGCDSQGKILDFAEMYNSELQTWVTLPRMNKPRKMCSGVFMDGKFYVIGGIGGADAKALTCGEEYDLEAKKWTEVPDLSPPRSRADQADARPAAEAPPLVAVVNNQLYAADHADMEVRKYDKEKKKWLTIGRLPERAGSVNGWGLAFRACGERLIVIGGPKYSGGGFIELNSWTPRDGDPPQWTLLDRKHSPNFVYNCAVMGC; encoded by the coding sequence ATGTTGGAGAATCGATCACCAGATTCGTGTTTGAGTTCAAGGCTTTTCTCCGAATCAACCTGGTCCAAGTCTTTCATGTTTCCACAGGATGACGACGACAATAAGCTCAGCAACGGCAACGGCAACGGCAAGAAGAGAGCTTTGGAGGTTGTTGGTGAGATCAGAGGCACCAAGTCGCTTAAACTAATGGGTTTCTCTATTACATACGATAGCGATTCCTCTGACTATTCTGAAGATGGGTCTATTCAGGAGCAAGAGCAAGGTGATTCCAACACCAACGGTGGTGATTCCTCTGATTCACATTCCCTTATCAACGAGATTGGTCGGGACAACTCCATCGACTGTCTGATCCGCTGCTCGCGGTCTGATTACGGCTCCATCGCTTCCTTGAGTAGAAACTTCCGTTCTTTGGTGAAGAGTGGAGATATCTATAAGCTGAGACGGCAAAACGGTTACGTGGAGCATTGGGTTTACTTCTCTTGCCAGCTCCTTGAGTGGGTTGCGTTTGATCCTGTAGagagaaggtggatgcagtTGCCAACGATGCCTTCTAGTGTCACCTTCATGTGTGCAGATAAGGAGTCTTTAGCCGTTGGCACGGATCTTCTCGTCTTAGGAAAAGATGATTTCTCTTCTCATGTAATATACAGATACAGCCTTCTAACTAATTCTTGGTCTTCCGGTATGAAGATGAACTCTCCGAGGTGTTTGTTTGGATCAGCTAGTCTCGGAGAGATTGCTATATTCGCTGGCGGTTGTGACTCTCAGGGGAAGATTCTTGACTTCGCTGAGATGTACAACTCCGAGCTTCAGACTTGGGTGACTCTTCCTCGGATGAACAAACCGAGGAAGATGTGTTCAGGGGTCTTCATGGACGGTAAGTTCTACGTCATTGGTGGGATCGGCGGTGCTGATGCCAAAGCCTTGACGTGCGGGGAAGAGTATGACCTTGAGGCCAAGAAATGGACTGAAGTCCCTGACTTGTCGCCTCCGAGAAGCCGTGCTGATCAAGCTGATGCGCGGCCAGCGGCTGAAGCGCCACCTCTTGTTGCGGTTGTGAATAACCAGCTGTACGCAGCTGATCACGCGGACATGGAGGTGAGGAAGTATgataaggagaagaagaaatggTTGACTATTGGGAGGTTGCCTGAGAGAGCTGGCTCGGTTAATGGATGGGGGCTTGCTTTTAGAGCTTGTGGGGAGAGGTTGATAGTTATAGGTGGACCAAAGTACTCGGGAGGTGGGTTTATAGAGCTGAATTCATGGACACCGAGGGACGGTGATCCACCACAGTGGACGTTGCTTGATAGGAAACATTCTCCTAACTTTGTGTACAATTGTGCAGTGATGGGTTGCTGA